Genomic segment of Thunnus thynnus chromosome 21, fThuThy2.1, whole genome shotgun sequence:
TCCTggaatgtatgaaaaaaaaaaaaaacagacaaactttCACATCCTAAAAATTGTTAAATAGACTTAGCATCAGACATTTCATGGTTGGGTCACGTTGTAGTGATTTGTTCCTGTGAGGATGATCCCTATTGACCTCTGTGATCctgtgacatttcaaaagttttcacttatgaaatatttcaacatcgACTTCATGGATTTGCTTAAGACATTCAAGGTTCCCAGTACCATGAATGCTAATGACTTTGTTCCTCTATTGACAACATGAGGttgatatttgtggttttaagtgaaatgtctcaacagctTTTGAACGGATTGTaattaaatttggtacagaaTATAAACTTGACAGTGGTTCTCTGATTTGATGGCTCTCCACTGTGAAATTCAGAAACTGGTGTAAAATTGTTGGACTGAATTCTAAAGCGTTCatctaattatttattttatgctcACAGGTTTCCCATGAGTTTCCGATCAATTTTAATCCATCAAATCCTTTCTGTGACGGTAAGTTAACGCTTGTTATAACATTGTATTCGGGTATAAAAAGATGCATTTGCATTGGTGTTGCTCCTacttatatatgtgtgtgtgtgtgtgtgttgcaggcaTAGAGGGGGTGGTGAAGGCCTATCAAGAGTGTCTACCTCAGCTGAAGCTCTGGGGCCCCACCAACTTTTCTCCGATTATCAACCACGTAGCCTGCTTTGCCAGACAAGCTCTCTACCAGAATACGGCCACAGTAAGTAGCCAAAGAGAAAGTGCTTGAACACTCAGTGGTCAGTGTGAAATCTAAGGACACtccaaaaaaaatgtgataatgttTAAGATGTGTCCCAATGGTTCAGTCACTAATGTTGTCTACAAGTCACatgacaaaccaaacaaactggaaaataaaaagataatagAAGGTAATATTTAAAGAAACTAGGAATAAGAAATTCTAAGATCGTATTGAAACAAACAAGgtgtttgtacattttgtatCTTAacgctgttttgttttctttcttcatctgcAGCAATACTACGTGCTGCTCATCATCACAGACGGAGTGATCACAGACATGGACCGGACCCGCACCGCAATCGTAGACGCCTCTCATCTGCCTATGTCTATCATCATAGTGGGTGTGGGCGGGGCAGACTTCAGCGCAATGGAGTTCCTCGACAGCGATGACAAATTGCTGCGTTCGCCCAGCGGTCATGTCGCCTCACGAGACATCGTCCAGTTTGTGCCCTTCAGAAATTTCCAAGTAAGCAGCAGCCCAGAATTGTATACTGCAGTAACATGATGTACATGAGgagattttcatatttcataatcAGTTATTGTTCCTCAGTGGTTCACTGATTATTTCTTTTTCGTGTTTATTTAGCTGCTCCTCCTTGTTAATTGCTCTTCACATCGATTTAAGCTACAAACACACCACTCTGCCTTTCCTCTAgccttctttttatttaattgatcaGCCTGAGTTGTCAGTAGCGCAGGCTCGGGTACACTGAAATATTAGTGAGCATGGTCCTAAACATGGCTAAGACTAGCTGTCATTCATGTACATTTCTCATTGCAGGGAAGCAGTATGGCCCTTGCCCAGAGCGTCCTGGCAGAGCTGCCTGATCAAGTGTCCTCCTTCTTCAATTCTTACAAGCTGAAACCCCCGAATCTAGTCAGTGTTTCTGGGCCATCCTGGACAGACCGAAGTGCCTCATATTTATAATCTGCTTCTCTTGCAACCTCAGTCTGTTTTTACTGCTTGGAAAGGTATGAATCATCGTGAAGCAAGGTTTTTACAGCTACTGCTGTTATATGAATGTGgggtaaataaaataaataaatttaagaAATGATGTCTTAAAATTGACTTGATATTGATGATAAGTTGATAAAAGAATGATTTCTGTGACCAAAGAAACATGATAGCATGTTGTGCATGATGATGCCAGGCAATCACCATAAAGTAATCACAGTTTTGTCTATGCACTAGAAATGTGACAGTAGGTATGTTGGTATGGCTTTgttgtttaaatgtcattatgtcttgtatatttcttttctctgttgtaCCTTCACACCTTTTTAATGTTGTAATCCATCTTTCTCAGGGAGAATTCTTACAATCTTACTCTGAGACAGCAGCACACATTACATgagctggagacatgatgtaaTAGTGTGATTACAGCAACAATCAtggatgttgatgtttttctttctaagTCTGTACTACACTGAAATAACAGGTGTTTATACTATTGGATTTCTAACCATCCTTCCACTTTGTACCATCCAACATGCTTATTTTTACACTCTGTTACTCCCAAACTTCAGTACAACATAACTGAAAAGATGCTTTCTTATCATCAGTGTGTTACCTTTGTTAgccaaatataataatatattaatataataatactaacaattattattagtatATATGATTGATATTAATATCAAACATATATGTAGTGTGCTGGTTTTTCACTCACACCAGAATAAGAAATCATTGTTTTAGTCAAGGCTGATCTGTGTGAATGCTTGTGactaataaaaatacattcacatgATGTCGGTGATTCATTTCCGCCCCCACTggacataaataaataaccctTTGGATTCACTGAATGACTTTCTCAAGTATACACAAAGTCTATCAACATTGTAATTATTTAGCCAAATACAATCAAAGATATTGGTTCatatttctgtatgtttttgacaatcacaaacacaatttGCGTTTATTTCGTTTTTTATTTTACTAGTTTTAGTACAATTTGTGCTTTGATGTCCCACCTCGGCAAACCCATACATACTGTTGGTGCACTACTTGGGCAGGCCGGCGGGTGTCCCTGTACATGGAAATGAGCGCACAGGACACCGCCCACTACAGTCGTTACCGCTGCAGATCAGCAGACACACGCAAACGTCATCTTCTCAATAAGGTAGGGCTTGATAAATGACACCGAAAACATTTTGTTACTATGTCGTTTCCGCTATCAAAATTAATATAAACCTGCAAGCTGGGTCTTACAAGTTATTGGGAATTAACGGGACTAACGTTACAGTTAGCTATCtttactcttttctttctcGTATTGTGTGGCCGAGCTGAACGAAAATAAGCGTTAACTCGATTCAGTTAACGTCAATTAAGTTAACTTTCGCTCCTCTGTGAAATACACACCACGCTTTATCTAACAGGTATGTGAAAAGCAAAAGACGTAACTAATGTGTCTGTCTTTTGCGGGACTCCGTTCGTTAGCTTCAGTTACGCCTTGTAATTACCGTTAACGTAACTTGCGTCACGTTAAACTAACGTCCACGCTACTCCGTAAATTTGACAAATCCTAAAAAAACAAGGCTGAATGATTCGCCTTAACAGTTGATAGCTACTGTTATATAACAACATTTAATACGTTTCCTAGGTTTTCATGAACTTGTCGGCTGCATTAAACACGGGCGTCAGCTAACATTAAAGCCCCGTTTGAGAATTTCAGTTTGGGGTTGGAGCTGCAAGACGTCCCGTAATCTCTCAGCACTTCAGGGCTCCGCGCTAGCAGCACCCCAACTGAGATATCCTAGGTTTTATTGAAACAAATGGCTGCTAAGTGGCTCAAGTGTTGGTCGAATTTACAAAAAGACCGCAACGAATCataacatattttttataaGTTGTGTTTGACCCGCTGTGCATTTATATCAGTAATCAAATTTTTGAATGCAGATTGGAGTGTTTGCTTGGTCCTCTTCAAAGGATACACGTATCCTGGTGTTACACAGTATTTCGTGGCCCATctgattctgtgacctgcagtgttggaagtGTATCCTGTAGCTACTTAAGTAAAATGATCTCAtgcattaaataaattaaataaagtacATCACTAATACTGATAAGTCAATGCATAAGCGGCATTTTTAATGTATCAGTCACAGCCCGATTTTCTGTAAAAttagtacatttacttaagttaCTTAGTACTTGCTTTagtaaatttagctggtaatacctctacatttttacttaagtgtgattttaaatgcaggatttttacatgtaatgaagtctttttacactgtggtattGATAGGCTGCTGTTACTACAGTAAAGTATCTtagtacttcttccaacactgtaggtcacagaatctgatgggtcaccaaatatgATATAACACCGGTGTGTCAACAAGCAACATGAATTAGTTGTCAGTTAGCTATTGACACATCTTGTGGGAAATTCTGGACTTCAAAATAGTTTAATGATAAACAATTTAAATGGGGATGATGGAGTAAGTGTTAGACAAGGGTGCATATGGCTGAAGCCCTCTGCAAAAGTCACTTACTAGCTCAGtcataactgtttttttttttttttttttaaagctgtgtatctgtgtttatgtttgttaggttttgtgtgtgagtgtgtgacctCTGGGCAATAATGGCGGCGAGTGGAGTTCCAGGGTCAAGAGCCACTGAATGTGTGACCAAAGTGGCGCTGAGCATTTCCTGTGACAACCTGCTGGACATGGATACTTTCTCAAAGTCTGACCCTCTATGTGTGCTTCACATGCACAGCTCAGGGTCCAGCTGGTGGGAGGTCAGTTAGTCATAAAGTTGCTCTGCTACAAACACTGCAAGCTGTTTagtgaaacatttatttattatcactAACTCACTCACTGGAGAAGATATTTTAGTATGTTATAAttttagcatatacataataAATGATCCGGTGCAGGGAGATTCACTTTTTGTCTACTCACTCTAATATTAGTCAAAACACCAGAGATCACTACTGAGTTCTCATTTGTGTTAGCATTTATGAAGTCAGATaactcatttgtgttttttgtcaccTTTGAAATGACCATATCTGCTGTGACTAACAGTGTTTGGTCGAGACTATGTACAAAAATCCTCAAGTCTGAAACATGTATCTGTGTTAGGTTGGCCGGACAGAGAAAATCAAGAATTGCCTTAATCCCAGGTTTTCCAAGACTTTTGTCATTGACTACTACTTTGAGATGGTGCAGAAGCTGAAGTTTGAAGTGTATGACATTGACAGTGACAACCACAATCTGGAAGATGCTGACTTCCTGGGAGAACTGGAGTGTACACTGGGACAGGTTAGTCCTCTTTGCATACCACAACAGGTCATGCATCATCACAAATGCTTATGCataatgcttctttttttttttctgtccagaTTGTGTCCTCAAGGAAACTAACGAGACCCCTTGTCATGAAGGACAAGAGGCCTGCAGGAAAAGGAACCATTACCGtgagttgttttcatttagattGATATTTGGAGCATGATTCTGATTGTGTTCCTCTGTGTATTTGCAGATGTTTGAGTTAACACaatgctgttttatgttttgtagaTATGTGCTGAAGAGAGAACAGACAACAGGGTGGTGGAGTTTGAAGTGGCAGGAagaaaactggataaaaaggTAGTGATTACTACATCAACATTCTGTTAAGGTTTTCagaaatatgttaatatttacCTCTTGAGTTAAACATGCAGAACTTTTAGTGTTCTTCTTTGCCAGTGGAGATTAgtttttataaaaagaaaaaaaaatctctaaaacaTCAGTTTCACTATAACAACTACTTGTTGGGGTCACAGCGGCtacaacaacacaataacatgTAGAGACTGCTAGAGCTGTGCTCGGTCAACTTGGCTTCCTTCTCTCGTACAAGTTTGTGATGACGGTGGAGATTGTTGAGATTGAAGACAACAATAATCAAGAGCTAAGAAAGGCTCAGTTATCGTCTCCTTTTTCAGTAACGTAAATCTAACAAAGCAGTTTCCACTGCGAACCTTCTTGTTGAATTGAAAGATTGTAAACACGACAATGGCAGTGTGGTAGACTCCTCTTCAGTTGAAATTCAAGTTACCTGGATTTAACTCTAGTTTTATGAGTTAATGagagaatgtaaacacagtttcAATGGGGAATATACTGTAAAGCATGACATGGACTAGTCATGCATGACACGTCCGTCTAACACTGTGGGTGGTGCTTACAATGGCTGAAATCCGACTCTGAGCTATGAATCAAAACCTACATCACTGGGAAACCTTGATGCACCCAAACGATTGTTCTACCTGACATCTCCAGCTCTGGTTTCTCATTTGTGTTAATTATTACTTGGGCCTAGCTGACCAGCATGTCTAAGCAATCAGAGAACAGTTATCCCACTGCAAAAGCTTTCCATGTGGAAGTTGTACTCTAGATtttaaactctgcacatgcCAAGATGTAACCTAATTGGAGGCTAATTTGACAgtaatttatttgtttcagctgcataatattttcttattaattTCCAGGACTTTTTTGGCAAGTCTGACCCTTTCTTGGAATTCCACAAGCAGACAGCAACTGGATGGCAGCTGGCTCACAGGACAGaggtacacatacacactctctgTGCAATGCTTTCTGGTCCAAGTATTCTTGGAAAGTGCACAGGAAAGTAAAGTCATACTTTTACTGCACCTCAGTTCTCAAAGTGGTTGTTAATCTGTGTTGTTGTGCAGGTGGTGAAATACAACCTGAACCCAGTATGGAAACCATTCCGAATCCCACTGCAGGCACTCTGTGGAGGTGACGTGGAGAAATCTATAAAGGTACGTTTTACagacacactcactctcacagtctctctctctctgtgtaggACATTAGAGCTGAGAAACCACTAacctttttctattttttgttttaaattgaatgCATCTCAATAGACTCATACAGTACTCACTGCAAATATCATGTGACAATATTGACAGAACAAACCTGTCTTCCACATCTTACAGACTGTATTTCCTCATATGCAGAGTTGTTATTGGTAGGAACGTTTTGAGTATCATAGAATTCACCAGTCATTAGCCTACTAAAAACATATAACCTAATAATTATTGTTGTGATGAATCTTTATAAAAAACACtcattttaattgtaattactGATTGAATTTGAATTCTTCCAAGTTGTTTTCTCTTTGGTGCGGAACTGAGATTATATGAATAAGCCTGTGAGTTTTGGTAAAACCAGTCATCAGGAAATGCTACAAATGGGATAATTTCAAAGAGAAGtccaaatgtattttaaagcttatttcatacatttattatgtttgatgttttttcagCCTAGCTGTACTGGAAGTCCATCTGTTCACTTTTTATTGAACATCATCAAACCCAAAAATGCGTTTTTGATAACTGAAGCATTTTTATTTGGTCAAGTAAAATCACAGTTGGGCCGCAAACAgaccaaatccagcaatgcatgaaaaacacatgtttaCACCGCGGGACTGGCGACCACATAGGGCACAGCAAAAAACTGCAGCAGTTGTCTGGCAAAAAATTGAACCGGAATCAACTTTTGTCGGCATACAGCCCAACATCACGCTGTGTAGGCCAATCACATGTATGCAAccacacattcctggtggattactttgcaACGTGAACGCTGTATTTGGCTGTTTACCTTGTGATCATTGTGACAATGATAAAACAGCTGCCGtcgtgataactttccagagttgtaaaaccgctgtgcagtgttttggcctCTGATTAATCCTAGAATGCATCAATCTGTAGCTCCAACTCAACttcctggatcgtatttcattgcCTCACCTGTACTTCAAACGACACGCCCCCTACACCGCAGACCCCTGCACTGTAGTGCTGGACTGCTGGATTTGGTCTGAACGCGGCCTTAGACTGCATGTGGTTTATTCATTGCCTCTTGTGCATAAATAAGGGTCCGATAATCTCGGCacaaaataaggaaatgtgtgttagcattagtttacgtatgttgttttttttgtttccatccTCTAACCCTGTTAAAGCACACTTGTCaggaagagatgctttccaGTCAACACTGCAAGTGAGTTTACTGTCCCCACCATGTGTGCTCCTCACCTGAAGGATGCAGTGTCTCTAACAGGACGGGCCAAAGTCCTAGACGCATCTACATCTGTCATTAAAGAATACATCAGATTTGGGCCATTGGTCAACTTGTCTATTTAAATGACGAGAGCGCAATCACAACAGCCATCCTGCGTCCCTGGTAGATTCTTTGGCTTCAGTGCTTCATGTCCGTCGGACGCGAGCATTAATTCTAATTTAACAAGGACGAAATGAAAACTTGAAGTATATGTAAATCTAGATGATCAGTGGTGTTAAAGAAAGGCAGATATCTAtgtgtcagtgaataaatatacacaaaacCCTGTACAATACAACCAAAATGCATTTCTGACAAGCTAGTTTACTGGTTTACAGAGAGCCAACAAACTACCAGGGACTCAGTGATGACTTGAACTTGTATAGTACGTTGTcatagatgtagatgtagactTTTTCCATTTAGATGGATCACTATCAGTTATCCATTAGCTTTGTTAGCTACTCAGCCTGTAGACTGACTGTAGCATCATACAGTTTGTCTAATCTGTACTGGTTGCTTCATACTGTGTCCCGACCTGTTTGTCTGTCCCTGATTTCAACACTGAAGATACTCAGAATCTGCACACAGGATGTGAAGCTTCAGTGTGCATGTTCTGAGGAGGTACTCTGTGTTTAAGGAAGTAGTGGGACCTTGCCTTCCTTTTTGTCAATTACaaggcttgtgtgtgtttccttttaGATTTTTCAACTTCAGGGTGTTGCCTTACATTCGAAGCTTCAGCCCCATAGCATGCTTTTGTCTCATCTACTTGGATTTTGCACACACAGATGATAATTTGTCCGTTGAATATAACTagggtttttttaattttattttcttgctcATTCAATGTCAGAGAGTTGACTGGCGTTGTCTTGTTTCCTCTAACTCTGTGTTTCCAGATAGACTGTTACGACTACAACAGCAGTGGATCTCACAACTTTATTGGAAGCTTTCAGACCACACTCAGCCAAATCCAGCAGGCATCACAAACATATGCGGTGAGTTCTCTCTTTGTGTCAGTTTTGTGTaaacatagaaaaatagaaCATGGgatgaaatacaaataaaaaggtTCTCCTCTCAGCTTTTTTCCCTCTTAACAGCCCTTTTATGGACAATGATCTGCATTTTTACTCAaatatttattctttatattttttggtttatttatcaTCCTTTCAGGCTGAGTTTGAATGCATCAACAGTAAGaagcaacagaagaagaaaggataCAAAAACTCTGGTGttatcataataaaaaaatgcaagGTACTGTGGTATTATATTCGTTTTTCTTTCTGAGCTAATGGTGTTTTTAGTGTAGTATATGTGTATCCCTTATGAAGTCAACTAGAAGATGGAGAGCTGTTCAGATGATTTAAATactacacctgtgctttttcaaACTACCTGTAGAtctataaaatatgttttgctgcaTGATGTTATGTCTAAGAAAACAAAGGTAAATGGACAAACActatgtgcagtatgtgtgtatttattttttcctgtcaCCAATATTTATCTGCAGACGGTGAAGGAGTATACTTTTCTGGATTACATAATTGGTGGCTGTCAGATTAACTTCACTGTGAGTACAGGGTTTGTGTaccaacac
This window contains:
- the LOC137173064 gene encoding copine-3-like isoform X1; translation: MAASGVPGSRATECVTKVALSISCDNLLDMDTFSKSDPLCVLHMHSSGSSWWEVGRTEKIKNCLNPRFSKTFVIDYYFEMVQKLKFEVYDIDSDNHNLEDADFLGELECTLGQIVSSRKLTRPLVMKDKRPAGKGTITICAEERTDNRVVEFEVAGRKLDKKDFFGKSDPFLEFHKQTATGWQLAHRTEVVKYNLNPVWKPFRIPLQALCGGDVEKSIKIDCYDYNSSGSHNFIGSFQTTLSQIQQASQTYAAEFECINSKKQQKKKGYKNSGVIIIKKCKTVKEYTFLDYIIGGCQINFTIAIDFTGSNGDPRFPQSLHYINPHGYNEYLSAIWAVGSVIQDYDSDKMFPVFGFGAKIPPTWQVSHEFPINFNPSNPFCEGIEGVVTAYQQCLPQVKLYGPTNFSPIINHVAHFGRQALQQQTANQYFVLLIITDGVITDMDETRSAIVNASRLPMSIIIVGVGGADFDAMEFLDGDDGNLRSATGEAAMRDIVQFVPFRQFQNGPQEMLAQNVLAEVPGQVTGFFNTMKLRPPQADTPPPDFSASAPPPL
- the LOC137173064 gene encoding copine-3-like isoform X2, with the translated sequence MAASGVPGSRATECVTKVALSISCDNLLDMDTFSKSDPLCVLHMHSSGSSWWEVGRTEKIKNCLNPRFSKTFVIDYYFEMVQKLKFEVYDIDSDNHNLEDADFLGELECTLGQIVSSRKLTRPLVMKDKRPAGKGTITICAEERTDNRVVEFEVAGRKLDKKDFFGKSDPFLEFHKQTATGWQLAHRTEVVKYNLNPVWKPFRIPLQALCGGDVEKSIKIDCYDYNSSGSHNFIGSFQTTLSQIQQASQTYAAEFECINSKKQQKKKGYKNSGVIIIKKCKTVKEYTFLDYIIGGCQINFTIAIDFTGSNGDPRFPQSLHYINPHGYNEYLSAIWAVGSVIQDYDSDKMFPVFGFGAKIPPTWQVSHEFPINFNPSNPFCEGIEGVVTAYQQCLPQVKLYGPTNFSPIINHVAHFGRQALQQQTANQYFVLLIITDGVITDMDETRSAIVNASRLPMSIIIVGVGGADFDAMEFLDGDDGNLRSATGEAAMRDIVQFVPFRQFQNASTAALAQSVLAELPDQVASFFNLFDLKPPSEVSPS